The genomic segment ACAAGCATTCCATgacattattgtgtgtgtgtgtgtgtgtgtgtgtgtgtttgttgtgtcaGGATACACAAAGATGAAGCTGCTAGGTTCCCCTACATGTACATATCCTACGATGGGACGATCTATTCTGAACAGGTCCTGAAGTTGGTCAGCACCTGTCAAATGGACGTCCACAAGTTCCCCTTCGACACGCAGAGATGCAACATTTCTCTTGGTTCTGCAGTTCACAGTggtgaggaagtgtgtgtgtgtgtgtgtgttccctgaTTGTCCCTGACTATTTACCTCAGTGATGCTGCCCTgtcattttctccatcttttctcaGCTGACGAAATTCGGTTCCTTCCTTCCTCCAACTCAACTCGGGTCACACAGTTTTCCAGAGAGTTGCTGAAGACCCAGGGAGACTGGGAGTTCCTCCAGCTGACTGTCTCCAGCCACAATTTTACCTTCACCGGCAGACAGTGGGAACAGCTCATATACACCGTACGAGCTTGAATAAATAGGCAGAGAAAGAGCACAAGGGTGTCACTCAGTGGTTTGGTGCAGATAATGCACATCTCGACCTGAAAGCAATTTAGTGTTTGGGATTTCTGTGCTGACAGAGCACTATCATCGCTATCATTGGAATATATCTTGTCTGTGAGATTGATGTACATTAAAGTTACAGTAGGTAAACAACAGAGTCAATGAATTACTGAACTTATGCTTGTAAATGAACACAACAGTAAACGTAAGTCAGTATTATAATTTACTTAATTTGTGCTATTGTATTATGTCTGCGGATCGACATACAGCTTGAGTGAATCACGCTTGCAGATCAAGATACTTAATTTTTTGAAGTTTCGCCCCCTTGGACCTGTTTCCTTAGTTCACCATGAAGAGGAGGCCTCTCCTCCACATCATCAACTTCTTGTTGCCCATCCTGTTCTTCCTGAGTCTGGACCTCGCCTCCTTCTTCATCTCAGACCATCGAGGGGAGAAACTGGGTTTTAAGGTCACCGTGTTGTTGGCCAtctctgtcctgctgctcaTCCTGAATGACATCCTGCCTTCTATGTCCAACAAGACTCCACTCATAGGTACGGCATCCTTACTCCAGCTTTTAGAACCAGAtcacaagacaaaataaataaataaataaacgctGCCTGTTTCCTATTCTTAGCGACCTACTGCATTGTGATTTTTGGTCTGATGCTGCTCAGCCTGCTGGAGACAATCATGGTTACACATCTGATGGAAAGAGACTTGGCCTCCCAGGAGAAACTCAGGGTGAAGGACGACTGTGAGGACAAACAGGAACAAGTCAAAACCGATAACTGTAATGCAGGCGAGTCCCACATCAACAGTGTTCATAGAAGTTTATCGGATGCTCCAATGTTCTGAAACAGTCTTGTCTTACTGACTCTTGTTGACTCACAACATCGGATGTTTTTACCATCTGTAATTTGATTTGTACCATATATTTAACAAATTAGAAAAGGTTTTACTGTGTAGCGCACAGCCGATGTGATTTCCAATACTCATCTTTGCGTCAAACCTTTCGTGTTTTcagaacagaaaatacaaaccTGCACTTCATACATCGGCAAAGAGTCTGAGAAACAGCCAGAGCTTTTGCCCGTTGCTGAGGAGGTACACAATTATAGATATAGACATTTGCATATGCTACACTTTGTCCTAGGTTAACCCACATTAACACACGTCTGTGTCGGCATGTTTGTGCAGGTTAACAACAGCGTTCAGTCAGAAGAGTGTCGTGTTCTGCTGTTGATCCTGAAGGAGctgaagaagctgcagaaaaGTCTGAATCTGAGCcccagcagcagagaggagggagggaaataCCTTTACTGGGCCACAAGAATCAACaaagtttttttcattttctacattgtcactgtgtctctgtttttaccTTTCATCTTTATTGAATGGATAGAATAGAAATGCACTATAAGACCTTGTAATACCTCAGTTTTTGTACTGTGCACCCTCATTGGTTGGGCTCAGATAATGAACACATAATGTGAGCACACCAGATCATGTATTGTGGGTGTGTGGTGAAAATATTGTGCTATATACATTTCCTGTCCCTCGCTGCAGAGGCCTATTTAATGGACTGCCttgaatatgaaatatattaagGAATGAACCCTGTCCTTCCTGATCATCgttggtgtttttttatgacCAAATATCTGCTAAAATCTCAAATAACTAACATAGTGAACATTTCCTTGAAATTATTAATTAGTTAACAGTCCTCCACGTTTAATGTGTCAAACTCAGATTTGATCTCAACAGGTGAGGCTAACAGGGTCTTTTGTAGCAGCTTTGAAATCTAACACACAGGTAAATGTAGTCTTCACATGCTCAAGGtccaattaataataataataataataataataataataataataataataataataataataataataataataataataataataataataataataataataataataataataaaacatgagcaGTAAAAGTTAAAGTACTCAGATCCACttaagttaaaatatttttgattatATTAGATGCTGACTTCTTATGTGACTTTGTGTCTGGGACAAATTGTGCTCTGTTCATGTGGCATCAGTCTGGTTGAGGGATCTCTCCTCACTTTGTAAAGCCCACTAATGTAAAGTTTGgatgtgaagcactttgaatTACCATTGTGTGCGGAaagtactgtataaataaaactgacactgaTACTGACACAGATGAAATGCAGCATCAAACCAGGGTATGAATAAATCCACCATAAAGCTTATTTTGTTaagaaaatgattcatttaCAAATCTgcttaagtaaaaataaaaggcatAAGCATCAAATATTCTAGTAATAGTAATATACTACATGAAAAGCAGTGATGAGaaacaattttaattatttttacagaCTGTTGTTGTAACTTAacgtaaaataaaacatcatacTTCATTGTTAGATTatcttattttatataattaatcTGAATCTGCTTTACtagctaaaatgtaaaaatactaataCATGATACGATGTTTTAGTGcagtaacattttaaagtatCCAGAAAAGGACCTTAAGATTGTACTTAAGCATGAAACATGAGGCAAATATAGTAACAGTAGTTTGTTTCTACTACTTATCAGTTATTCATCTAAATAGGAGATTTATTCACATCATAAATGGCCCATTTATGTTTGCACCAGGGACTTCCCTCCTCTAAAAGACCACTAGGAGATGCTGTGATGTCTGCAGTGGGAGTGACCATAGTCTGTGGATGGCTGGGGAACTAATGAcatgattataaaaaaaaacaaaatataaaggTTCGGTCATTCGGTTTAGTCAACACTCACTGGGAAGAGACAGTATTAGTGATGATGCTTGCcggttttctctttctcctcttccttgcAGGTAAGTCTGGACAATGATGCAGTGTGATGCATGCATGGGAATCCTgagaaaatgaacatttctgtgGCTTCTTCATTTAATGAAACTGTACTGACTTTTACTGACGTTTAAGAGTTGCTCTCTTACGTTTTTTGACATAAAATATGACATATAATCATGTACCTGCTTAATGTTTGTAGTGAAATAAGAATTTCCATTTTTGAGTAAAAGttttttcaaaacaaagcaatatatatatataataataatagtaaacaGCATTTTTTACATTGAATGGCAGATGGATTTCCACTAGACAGCCCCATTTGGACTTAAATGACTAGAAGAACCATTAGTAAGATGAAGACAGTTCTCATAATGGCCTTTCAGTGACCACAATCATATTACTTCAGACATCTGTGAGCTGCCGCTTTTCATGGTTTGATCAGAAATTCAGAAGCTgtggagacacacagagactaaTGTTTAGCAATTTCTTCTAAATTATAAGTATTTAAGAGCACGTGGACTgacttctttttcattttaacactgatttctgtcactgtgaaagtgtctttattttattttatctttttgctGTAGATGGGGTGAATCCTCAGGATAACTGCAGTTACCAGGATGTTTTAAACTACCTGAACCTGAGCAGAAACAATGAGCTGTACACCATGACGCGGCCTGTTACAAACTACAAACACCCCACGTACGTCTCCCTGGAAGTACTGCTCTATGCCATTCTAGATGTGGTAAGCGGTTTCAGCTCTACTCATCAAAGGATCATTGTTTCAGTGCAGGCTATTGAGCCTATAGTGCAATTAAAGCTGAATTTTAAATGGAACAAATCTGCTTTTTACTTTCAACAATAACTGACAACAGCAATTAGAGTACAGACACAGCTGACATCTACGTAGAGAGGATGTAGAGATTGTGAACTTGGAATCACAGAGGCTCTATACGGAGCAGACGGTTGAAGATGTGCTATCAGCCTGTAGCTGCGAGTGCTGGGGAAGTGGCATCAAGGTTGGTGAGACCAAAAAAGCGGATCAAGGAGGCAAAATCTACACCAGAACAGTCTGGGGGCCGTGGCAGAAAGCTGGAAGTGCTTCAGCGGGGAAGGTGTGGTGATTTAGGAGATTTTGAGAGATGAGCAGGTGGATGTCAAAGTCACCTGGTCTGGACAGGGAGGGGAGGCTGTTGACCTGTGCTTAGAAACCCAGTGCTAATGATGATGCTGTTGGCGTTTATCAGTGGTCTAGCTGTCACGTTTCCTGTTTAGAAAGattttttacacatatttatttgtttgcaggTTGAGAAAGACCAAAAATTCATTCCCTATGTTTGGACCGTCACGGTGAGCTCTGATGACTGACTTAATTTTCTTAAAGTCCTTTAATTAGCCTCCCTCTCGCTCACATTgcgttttgtttttcttttcttcttcattgttgttattttatgttgCTTTCCTCTTTAGAGATGGAACAATGAACACATTTCCTGGGATCCAAATCATTTTTGTGGAATCGATAACATTTCTCTTCCCAGCGAGAGTTTGTGGAAGCCAGATCTCACTATTGAAGAAATGTGAGTGTAAACGTatctgcacacactcacacacacacacacacacacacacacacgcacacacattatTCACTGCATTGATTTTCTAAATTGACAATTATAATCACATCATTCTTATGTGTGACAGCCATAATGGTTGTCAGATTCTAATGTAAAAGCAAAATTACCAGTAtcagtttcatattttccaATTTCTTTCCATTACTGAGTGCCATGGGACTTTTGGTGGTTTCACCGATCATTACAGTAATGGAGGAAAGGACGTCTTGTTGTTTGGATACAGCATGACACATGAACTGTTGAAGCATTTAGATGATAAAACCTTACGTCAACatgtattattactttaatttaactttttttctccaccttAAGCTTCTCATACAGTTTAAAGTGCCAGAGCAATTTCTGGCCTCaacatacacatttaaatatcactgCTACGGAGTCAGGGTTGTAGCATCCTGAAACAACTGCTGTCATATGTGTTTCTGGGTTCTCATCCCTCCATGCATTTTTTACATACAGGACAGAAAAGGACAAAGCCCCCCCAAGTCCTTATCTCACCATTAACAATAAAGGTGATGTGGAAGTCCAGAACGACCAGGTGCTGGTCAGCACCTGCAGGatgcacacatttaattttccCTTTGACATCCAGAGCTGCGATCTCACGTTCAAGTCGGTCATACACACAGGTGAGAATGTAATGAGTTGaatttataaatatttgtgGTTGTGTTCACCTGTTCAATTGTCCTTAGGTGCCCGAAGACGAATGGAGGCACATAAAGTCTTATAACCTGTGGAAGCTGTGCACATGTAGTAgtgaaatgaattaattaattaaagtcacAGTTCAAGATTGTCTAAAGACagctaacaagctaacaggCTAGCATGCTTTAGactgaaaataaagaattaGACATcatgcacaaaaaacatttgaaatgaatcaAATTATTTTGAGGCTGTAAATCAATTTCAAGAACAAAGTGAGCATCTAGTTTACCTTCCTGGCTCATGTTCAGTCATTGGAATAGGGCCGTGAACTTTGTGAGTCTTGTATCTCTCACTTCAGCCAAGGACCTTCGGCTCCAGCCAAGCGACAACTCTTCAGAGGCCACAGAGTGGTCTCGTGATTTGATGAGGACCCAGTACGAATGGCTGTTCATCAACATGACAGTTACTGGCAAAAACGCCACGGATGAACTTGGCCAAGACATCATCATTTACACTGTATGTACCACACATTTTTCAGTTGTATTTCATAGATGTGCAGAAGTGGGAATATCACCTGAACCTGAAATATCATTTCACAGATCACCATGAGGAGGAGGTCAGTCCTCTACATTGTCAACTTCCTGCTGCCCGTCCTGTTCTTCTTGTGTCTGGACTTGGCCTCCTTCCTGATCTCAGACCGCGGCGGAGAGAAGCTGAGCTTCAAGGTCACTGTGCTTCTTGCTATCACAGTGTTACAACTAATTCTCAATGAAATTCTACCTTCATCGTCCAACAAAGTCCCACTTATAGGTAAGGATGCTTTTTACTCCAGAGTCCAGCTCATTCTGACTCAGTGATTCGTTATTTCTTAATGACGCTCCCCTCTCCCCTCAGCGGTCTACTGCATTGGGATTTTTGCTTTGATGATGCTCAGCCTTCTTGAGACCATTTTAGTGATGTATCTGATGGAGCAAGATCATACAGCAGAAGACAATGAGGCAGATAAAGACCCAAGCCCAAGTGATGATTGTACCACACAGGGCAAAATGAACTTCCACAGCTGTCACAAAGGTGAAACTACTATTAgactaaataacaaaacaacatagataaaaaaacacaaacaaactataGATGATTGTTgtgaaaaattattattattttattttctatttggtTAAATGCTGTTTCAGAGTGGCACAAATGGACTCAGTGTGCTTGTGCCTGTGACGTGTCTGCTGTTGAAACTCCATCCGAACTGATGTCTGAGGCAAGAACGGTAAGAAGTGGATTGAACTTCTGCTTCTTATCACAGAGGATACAACATGCTGAGTGTCAAATTTAACAGCTCACAATGTTCCAGTTCATAGCTGTATAAACAGGTCTATTAAACTGTTTTTGCAGGACAACGGCACCAAACTGATGGAGGAGTACCACGCCTTGGAGAAACTCTCAGATGAGCTGAGGAACGTGGAGAAAACACTGAGTCTGCTCCTCAACaacaggaaggaagaggagaagccCGGTTACTGGACCACAGTGGCTATGAGACTCAACaaaattttctttattttctatgttACAATGATCGGtctgtttttagcttttatctttttaaaatggaacACTACATAAAGATGAACCCTGCTACACGATGAGACCTTTAATTCATGCACAGGTCAGATTTTCTTGTTAAATgtcttactgtactgtatgtgttgtgatgtgtgcAGCTCCACTTTGAATGTCACACAAACAGGGATCCATACAatgaaagaacaacagcaaaaacataattttgtcAGTCAAATCTAAATATTTCCTCACATTTTGGTTATGCTATCTTCCTTCCAGTTAGACTCCAACAAATTAGATATCAGGGTTTCCACTTGCCCTCATATCCGACAGCAGATCAAATATAATTTAGATCTGAGTTACTTAAGGTCTTTAATCTAAAGGCATATTTATACCgttgaaattgaaattgagTACAAATGCAAACAGGTACAGACACACAACAAGTGAGtcaccaaacaaacaacaacaattcaCCCACAAATGAGGTCAGTTGCCCATTATGCAGAATAAAAATGTCCCTGCAGTGCTCATGAAATCTCTGCCAGTAACTTTCACACACAGGTCGCTTTCCTTTGGTCTTTTTCTAACCACTTGTTCAAATGGTGCTCAGCTCTGTTAGCACCATGAGCACTTAACTGTGGTTTTATGCTTCATGTGCTGCTCCGCTGGGAGATGGGCATTGATAAAAGCCATGTTTACCCACATCTTGGTTTTAGCAAAGCTGATGAGGAAATGTGTACTAAGTTGTTCAGATATACATCATTAGTCCTTTCctgctgtttgcatgtgtaaCACAATTGTTCATCCgcatttaaaacatattaacagTATGAATGTATGACTAGTGTTGTATTATTTGAAATGATAGACATGTAGAACCAACTTCATAAGTCTTTAGCATGCTTTGATGGAATAACAGTTCTCTGGTGTTTTCTATAAGTACtagaaaaacatgtcaaactcttcataatgcacaaataaaccacagaaaatatatgttcttctcttttattcCAGCACATGcagactcacacagacacagctgaaacaaacaatAGAGACAAAGATTATAGCCATTCATTATTTGTTATGATATTTGTGTttcaaaagtatgtgaacctctaggATTATCCTTTCACTTCAGCCAGTGGGATAGAAATCAAGTGTGATTCTGCTTTACATGCTACTTATTTTTACTGGGTCTTcactaaaaacacataaaagaataacaaacatgtttctgtgttgttgttaaaatatcTCTAGATTTCCCACAAGACTCTAGtaacacatatatttattatttatttaaattaacacattaaaagtAGTATTTGTGGCACAATTGGTAAAACCAGTAACTGCTGAACTGATTTCAACCACGCTAACATATATCAGTTGATAGAGGAGCGATGAGAGTGATGCCAGGGATGGATACTTCATTCCAGACAGTACTTCTCCACTGTCCATCAGGGAAAACATTTCTTATCATGTTGATGAGGTGCTGTGGCCAGATCCACATAGGGAACAGGACGTAGCTTAAAGTACAgtagaatatttttatttagctcaGCGTAGCTTTCTAACACACTACTCATGCTGCACACTGAAAAGGTGCAAGTTAGTAGTGTTTTACATTAATCAGTGTGAAGTTGTGTTAAAAGGAATACTTATTTGATAGTTATATGTACAGTTTTAATGCAAAATTACTATTTTGACAAGATTCAATTAGTGTTTGCTTTATCAAGAGatctacagtataatgtttGGTTGGTTTGGTGTATAGGTTTGCAAAAATAGActatacagtagttttaaagGTACTGTataatctattattattttattcaaaattTGATTTAGtattatattaatgttattaatgaaattattatattattaggtCCAGCAACTACACTCAGGTGATCAGTATTAGATGATTGCAGTGAGCGCCCTGTCCTTTATTCAGTATTTCACCCATTACAGCACATTGTAAATTGTCGGTCATGTTGCTTGAAATGTCGTGCGGTgtcacagtttctttctttatcaaTTATCTTCTTAATAGTGACAACAATGTTGCTGCTCTGTTCAAGTTGTCTTATTCGCTTGTCTAATATGCTACCTGTTGTGCCATTCATTCGTGTGCCACTTCGCTGACAcccctttccttttcttatCTGACCTACAGCTGGCTTGTTTGATGTATGTTTTGCCTTAGTTTGCTGGAAAAGAGACACTCTGAAGTCTCTTTTCTGTGCAGCAGCCGAATAGACACTTCTCTGACCTCTCCTTCAACTCCATCCCTACATAATAGAATCTACAGGGGCAGATTTCAGTGAATGAATCTGAGTACATATTCATGTGAATCAGAGCAGACCCTCCAACAATAAGAATCTTACAACATCCTCTGTTAAGTAACTACATTTAGAGTAGTCTTCTTTAATGCTATTCCTCTTTTTGTTATACTTTTAGCTAGTGAGCTGTAACAAGCAAACTGCTTTAGATTTTCCCACAGGCACGTTGGTGTTTGTGGTGATAGTGGTTCCTGGCAGCTTTGTTATAATAAGTGTGTTTCCATCATTAGACTAATGAGAAAAGAGGTCGTCATTAAATTTGCCCTGCCCTCTTCGATTACAAAGCAATGATATTAGTACAGCGCAAACATTTCTAGACTgtacagagaagagaagacgCTTATTAACCTCTCACTGTGATGATGCTTGTAGGTCTCATCTTTCTGCTCCTTCTCACAGGTAAGCTGGGATGATGcttttctgtttaattaataTTGCTTTAACTACTATTATGGATCAGATGCTAAACTGTGAAAACCTCTACCTCCTCTCTACCTCCTGATGTTAATTTGTGATATtcaatgaatgaaaatacaattaaacCAACAATAATAGGACTATATGTTTTCAAAGAACTGTTCACAGTTGGAATAATCCACTGTAACGGTGGCTTTCttaacaatgaaataaaatttaaaacacacaaaaagagaaggagacacagaggaggctGAGGTTCCTGAAGGACCGAAACATCTGGAAATGAATAATGCACACTGTGTACTCCTTCTGTCAGGTGGAAATACGGAGCAGCCAACGAGTCACGATGATCAACAGGTGTTGAACCAAAACTTCACAGATATAACAGGTACAACCCGCAAATCAGATGAGAACAGCACATCTTTGTTAAACATTTTAGGCAACAGCTCTTCTTCAGTGTACTTCCAAACAATAGTTTAAATGTTATGATGACTTCTCAGGGAAAAGTTAAGTTCATAAAAACATGTGTTTAGTCTGAATGAGGAAACCACATATGAAGCTTTACTGTGCCTTTATGTATTTCCTTGAATAAGAAAATTGCATTATATGCGATTATAATGTactgtttagtgttttttaattgCATGTCTGATTTCTTCAAGTAATCCCTTATGTGCTGAGTATAATTATCTTCTATTTTTGGTGGATAATAAAAATATCTCAACATTTGTACAGTGTTTGTCAATGAACGTGTGGAGAGACtgaattaaatctaaaaactgGGATGTAAATCTTTCAAACAAGGAATGGTTTCACATGCAAACTATTaacaatatattaataataatgttctcTTGTCTTTCAGGTGGAAATACGTCCAGTTTAGAGGAAAGAGGGCACACAGATCACCAAAAGGAGGAGGACAAAAAGAAGCCTGTGATAGGCACAACACAAGGTTCAATCAATAAATATGTCTTCTATATGCTGTATGGGtcaaaaagtaaaatttaaataatgttcTAAAGTGGGATGAATTCATAAAGTACATAACTCAAACTCAAAACTTTGATTGAGCATAAAGTACAGACAGTATAAAATGTACTACgtacacagaggaggaggatcagGCTAACTCAGAGCCAACCCTGGTTACTGCCGGTGGAGCAAGGTGGGCCACCAACCCCAGACAAGCATTGTTACTTATGAAGGAAAAGATGGTGACTCTTTATTGAATTAACGGCATCAAACAAAAGGACAACGCCTTTTCACAGCAGATAGAAATcacactgcacatttaaaatcaaattaaaatctcTTACAGAGGATTTGTCTTGGTGTTCTTGCAGTGACACGGGTGAATGAAAACTGCAGTTATGAGGCACTTTTACAGCACTTGAAcctgaacaaaaacaatgaaatgtacACCCGGAGCAGGCCTGTTAGAAGCCCGAAACGACCAACAATAGTATACCTCAAAATGGTGCTCTATGCCATCCTCGATGTGGTaagttttttaatttgaattattttcatttttttctttcaaacaataacataaaaataaggCATTACTTATACCAGGATCAAGTGGCCTGTCTTTTGTAGTATTTTCACACATAATGTATACATGTTTTCTCACAGAGAGAAACTGACCAGACTTTTATTCCTTATGTTTGGATCTACACGGTGAGTTCTCTGAACTGAACAGCACGTTTTTTAATCCATGTCATTTGTTTAAGTCTTAAGAAAAGTTTGAAGTGGTTGTCTATGTTTCCTATAAGTAGAAATGGCTGAATGACCACATAGGCTGGACACCAGATGACTTTTGTGGACTTAAGCAAATAATAGTTCCTACTGAACTACTGTGGAAGCCAGATCTAACTATTGAAGAGATGTAAGTTTTTAATATGTGCATACTCACCATAAAAGTTTACTTAGGCTATATGTGCTCTTTGGTACCACGTGTAATGCCTAtcactttaattttttatta from the Anabas testudineus chromosome 19, fAnaTes1.2, whole genome shotgun sequence genome contains:
- the LOC113156641 gene encoding 5-hydroxytryptamine receptor 3A-like — encoded protein: MLAGFLFLLFLADGVNPQDNCSYQDVLNYLNLSRNNELYTMTRPVTNYKHPTYVSLEVLLYAILDVVEKDQKFIPYVWTVTRWNNEHISWDPNHFCGIDNISLPSESLWKPDLTIEEMTEKDKAPPSPYLTINNKGDVEVQNDQVLVSTCRMHTFNFPFDIQSCDLTFKSVIHTAKDLRLQPSDNSSEATEWSRDLMRTQYEWLFINMTVTGKNATDELGQDIIIYTITMRRRSVLYIVNFLLPVLFFLCLDLASFLISDRGGEKLSFKVTVLLAITVLQLILNEILPSSSNKVPLIAVYCIGIFALMMLSLLETILVMYLMEQDHTAEDNEADKDPSPSDDCTTQGKMNFHSCHKEWHKWTQCACACDVSAVETPSELMSEARTDNGTKLMEEYHALEKLSDELRNVEKTLSLLLNNRKEEEKPGYWTTVAMRLNKIFFIFYVTMIGLFLAFIFLKWNTT
- the LOC113156640 gene encoding 5-hydroxytryptamine receptor 3A-like, encoding MIPVAFLILIVFADVESSEKVCSYQDILNHLNFTQDNSVFKHTRPVLDHTHPTVVELDIILYAILAMIEKTQTFTPFVWATMIWNNERISWDPTQFCGITNFSVPRDLLWEPDLFIYEMIHKDEAARFPYMYISYDGTIYSEQVLKLVSTCQMDVHKFPFDTQRCNISLGSAVHSADEIRFLPSSNSTRVTQFSRELLKTQGDWEFLQLTVSSHNFTFTGRQWEQLIYTFTMKRRPLLHIINFLLPILFFLSLDLASFFISDHRGEKLGFKVTVLLAISVLLLILNDILPSMSNKTPLIATYCIVIFGLMLLSLLETIMVTHLMERDLASQEKLRVKDDCEDKQEQVKTDNCNAEQKIQTCTSYIGKESEKQPELLPVAEEVNNSVQSEECRVLLLILKELKKLQKSLNLSPSSREEGGKYLYWATRINKVFFIFYIVTVSLFLPFIFIEWIE